From Triticum aestivum cultivar Chinese Spring chromosome 4A, IWGSC CS RefSeq v2.1, whole genome shotgun sequence, a single genomic window includes:
- the LOC123083015 gene encoding LOW QUALITY PROTEIN: anthocyanin 5-aromatic acyltransferase-like (The sequence of the model RefSeq protein was modified relative to this genomic sequence to represent the inferred CDS: substituted 2 bases at 2 genomic stop codons) produces the protein MNIRVRALETTHVRPEKIPTGPPSDHGPIRLSLFDTLFLSLPPIQRLFFYDGEDLPPFPALVRSLRSSLAATLAVFIPLAGKLAACPDGDVAIDCSPDALRPGVRIVVAEYSGDAADLRRVARDAEHDTEAFLQLVPELEVRRLPAPVLAVQVTRSAPGGRDDEGGAGAVAVGVSMHHAVADGQSLWQFMRAWATASREGSLALAGLVPPPTFDRAGILRHPKAEAATRQFGRLSAQDLPAVNTLPEPDWRRQSRRTYLLTASQIQSLKRRIRVXLXYRILQQSKGDQPPEPPTTFVAIASLLWTSIARAKLPNHAAADDVYFLFPADCRRRLRPPLERGFFGNCVKLCYARARTGDLCGHDHDAALARAAAAVRRAIREHVEEEDPLGDADRWAETIQKVPVGRLARQGASHRFMAYEVDFGWGEPSRVEIVSMLSAAEIAMLVGARGGAVQVSVALGREHVDGFEASFLSQSSIA, from the exons ATGAACATCCGCGTGCGAGCTCTCGAGACCACCCATGTCCGGCCGGAGAAAATTCCCACCGGTCCGCCGTCGGATCACGGCCCCATCAGGCTCTCACTCTTCGACACCCTGTTCCTCTCGCTCCCCCCGATCCAGCGCCTCTTCTTCTATGACGGCGAGGACCTCCCGCCGTTCCCGGCGCTCGTCCGCTCCCTGCGGTCCTCCCTCGCCGCCACGCTTGCCGTCTTCATCCCGCTCGCCGGCAAGCTTGCGGCCTGCCCCGATGGCGACGTCGCCATTGACTGCTCCCCCGACGCTCTTCGTCCAGGTGTCAGGATCGTCGTGGCAGAGTACTCCGGCGACGCCGCCGACTTGCGTCGGGTCGCGCGGGACGCCGAGCACGACACCGAGGCGTTCCTGCAGCTCGTGCCGGAGCTCGAGGTGCGCAGGCTGCCGGCGCCCGTGCTCGCTGTCCAGGTCACGCGGTCGGCACCGGGAGGGCGAGACGACGAGGGTGGCGCAGGCGCCGTGGCCGTCGGGGTTTCGATGCACCACGCGGTGGCCGACGGGCAGTCGCTTTGGCAGTTCATGCGGGCGTGGGCCACCGCGTCGCGAGAGGGCTCGCTGGCACTGGCAGGGCTCGTGCCGCCGCCGACGTTCGACCGGGCGGGGATCCTGCGGCACCCCAAAGCAGAGGCGGCTACGCGCCAGTTCGGCCGGCTCTCCGCGCAGGATCTGCCCGCGGTGAACACGCTCCCGGAGCCGGACTGGAGGCGGCAGAGCAGGCGGACCTACCTGCTCACCGCCTCCCAAATCCAGTCGCTCAAGCGCCGCAT TCGTGTTTAACTCTAATACCGCATCCTGCAACAAAGCAAGGGCGACCAGCCGCCGGAGCCTCCAACGACGTTCGTCGCCATCGCGTCCCTGCTCTGGACGTCCATCGCCCGCGCCAAGCTCCCGAACCACGCGGCTGCTGACGACGTGTACTTCCTGTTCCCCGCGGACTGCCGCCGGCGCCTGCGCCCGCCTCTGGAGCGGGGCTTCTTCGGCAACTGCGTCAAGCTCTGCTACGCGCGGGCCAGGACAGGCGACCTCTGCGGCCACGACCACGACGCCGCACTCgcacgcgcggcggcggcggtgcggcgtgCGATCCGCGAGCACGTGGAGGAGGAGGACCCGCTGGGCGACGCCGACCGGTGGGCGGAGACCATCCAAAAAGTCCCGGTGGGAAGACTGGCCAGGCAGGGAGCATCGCACCGGTTCATGGCGTACGAGGTGGACTTCGGGTGGGGGGAGCCGAGCCGGGTGGAGATCGTGTCGATGCTCAGCGCGGCGGAGATAGCGATGCTGGTGGGAGCGCGAGGCGGCGCGGTGCAGGTGTCCGTGGCGCTTGGACGGGAGCACGTGGATGGCTTCGAGGCCAGCTTCCTGTCGCAGTCCTCCATCGCATGA